The proteins below come from a single Arthrobacter sp. B1I2 genomic window:
- a CDS encoding L-threonylcarbamoyladenylate synthase has product MTTTYDCTIDDERAQGLEHAQRAINEKKCVVLPTDTVYGIGADAFSPQAVTMLLVSKGRSRTMPPPVLIPRINALDGLATEVSADARKLAEAFWPGGLTLILHAQPSLDWDLGETKGTVALRMPADEVALELLTLTGPLAVSSANRTGQAPAQTAAAAREQLADSVEVYLEGGPRPLEGEAGVASTIVDATGPVLRVVRNGAVSLEQLREQVPGVLGLGEIPMAAVEPEDTEPAVEPEDAEPVAEPEARAPEAATGSGSGAVSDAHNVPGN; this is encoded by the coding sequence GTGACCACAACATATGACTGCACCATTGACGACGAGCGGGCACAGGGGCTGGAGCACGCCCAGCGTGCCATCAACGAAAAGAAGTGCGTCGTGCTCCCCACGGACACTGTTTATGGCATCGGCGCAGACGCATTCTCGCCGCAGGCCGTCACCATGCTGCTGGTATCAAAGGGGCGCAGCCGCACCATGCCCCCGCCCGTCCTGATTCCGCGCATCAACGCCTTGGACGGCCTGGCCACCGAGGTTTCGGCCGACGCCCGCAAGCTGGCCGAGGCGTTCTGGCCCGGCGGCCTGACCCTGATCCTGCACGCCCAGCCGTCGCTTGACTGGGACCTTGGCGAAACCAAGGGGACCGTGGCGCTCCGGATGCCCGCCGACGAAGTTGCACTGGAACTGCTGACCCTGACGGGCCCGCTTGCCGTTTCGTCGGCCAACCGTACCGGCCAGGCTCCGGCCCAGACCGCCGCAGCGGCGCGGGAACAGCTGGCGGACTCGGTCGAGGTCTACCTGGAGGGTGGGCCGCGTCCGCTGGAGGGCGAAGCCGGCGTGGCGTCCACCATCGTGGATGCCACCGGGCCCGTCCTGCGCGTGGTGCGCAACGGAGCAGTGAGCCTGGAACAGCTCCGGGAACAGGTTCCGGGTGTCCTGGGGCTCGGCGAAATCCCCATGGCAGCGGTGGAACCGGAAGACACGGAGCCAGCGGTGGAACCGGAAGACGCGGAGCCAGTGGCGGAACCGGAAGCACGCGCGCCTGAAGCCGCCACAGGCTCCGGCAGCGGCGCCGTAAGTGATGCCCACAATGTTCCCGGGAACTGA